A window of the Lactuca sativa cultivar Salinas chromosome 7, Lsat_Salinas_v11, whole genome shotgun sequence genome harbors these coding sequences:
- the LOC111887777 gene encoding uncharacterized protein LOC111887777, protein MERTEPTFVPEWLKSSGGLSTSHQSSSLHPDEQGVSKSSKSLRNKSLDNELQRVSVSDRTTSSYFRRSSISNGSALSRSYSSFNRNNRDRDRDRDRDWEKDNNNNNRQKDYSDPLANILPTRFEKEGLRRSFSGVSGKRADSWPRKVASDLSIANKSSNVKTSFERDFPSLGTDEKQVDNDIGRVPSPGLSSAIQSLPIGNPAVIGGDGWTSALAEVPVIVGSNGNTTAVQPSSVSATTSMTGGRNMAETLAHGPPRIQTAPQLNAGTQRLEELAVKQSRQLIPMTPSLPKALADKPKLKVNQSQIVNHPHSPRHVVSSMKPEVSKTSTVGKLLVLKPSRERNGISPTTKESLSPTASSSSSAKLPNSPLAIPSVPVVEKRPSSQAQSRSNFFNLMRKKSMSNNSSSGEKSGEQVADPPPPPPPPPPEGGSESTQVKVNGDAIANVNDNGKHHDVILYSEEEEARFLRSLGWDETAEDEEEEGLTEEEISSFYRNYLSLKPASKYLKGTEAKVLMRVGEMEMEISSDSKVDA, encoded by the exons ATGAACAAGGGGtatcaaaatcatcaaaatccTTGAGAAACAAGTCATTAGATAACGAATTACAACGCGTATCAGTTTCAGATCGAACAACTTCTTCATATTTTCGCCGATCTTCTATTAGTAATGGTTCGGCTCTTTCAAGATCTTACAGTAGCTTTAATCGAAACAATCGTGATAGGGATAGGGATAGGGATAGAGATTGGGAAAaagataacaacaacaacaacaggcaAAAAGACTATTCTGACCCTTTAGCTAACATATTGCCCACTAGGTTTGAAAAAGAAGGGTTAAGAAGGTCATTTTCAGGTGTATCTGGAAAACGTGCTGACTCATGGCCCAGAAAAGTAGCAAGTGACTTAAGCATTGCTAACAAAAGTAGCAATGTAAAGACATCATTTGAGAGGGATTTTCCTTCTCTTGGAACAGATGAAAAACAAGTTGATAATGATATAGGAAGAGTACCTTCTCCTGGATTGAGCTCTGCCATTCAGAGCCTTCCAATCGGGAATCCGGCGGTCATTGGCGGTGATGGGTGGACCTCCGCCCTGGCTGAGGTGCCTGTGATTGTTGGTAGTAATGGGAACACCACTGCTGTTCAACCATCTTCAGTTTCTGCAACTACAAGCATGACAGGTGGCAGGAATATGGCAGAAACTTTGGCTCATGGTCCTCCACGTATTCAAACTGCTCCTCAG TTGAATGCTGGAACTCAAAGGCTTGAAGAACTTGCTGTTAAGCAATCCAGACAATTGATTCCCATGACTCCATCTTTGCCTAAAGCTTTG GCTGataaaccaaaactgaaagtcAACCAATCACAAATAGTCAACCATCCACATTCTCCTAGACATGTAGTATCATCCATGAAGCCTGAAGTTTCAAAAACATCTACTGTAGGAAAACTTCTTGTCCTAAAACCCTCACGTGAAAGAAACGGAATCTCACCTACTACAAAAGAGAGTTTAAGCCCAACAgctagtagtagtagtagtgccaAATTACCAAACAGCCCTTTAGCCATACCCTCAGTTCCAGTTGTGGAAAAAAGACCCTCTTCACAAGCTCAAAGCCGAAGTAACTTCTTTAACCTTATGAGGAAAAAATCAATGAGTAACAACAGCTCTTCTGGAGAAAAATCCGGTGAACAGGTGGCggatcctcctccaccaccaccaccaccaccacctgagGGTGGGTCTGAGTCgactcaggtcaaagtcaatggtGATGCTATTGCTAATGTTAATGATAATGGGAAGCATCATGATGTGATTCTTTACTCTGAGGAAGAAGAGGCGAGGTTTTTAAGGTCTTTGGGTTGGGATGAAACTGCTGAGGATGAGGAGGAAGAAGGTCTTACTGAAGAGGAGATTAGTTCTTTCTACAGAAAC TACTTGAGTTTAAAGCCGGCCTCAAAATATTTGAAGGGGACAGAGGCGAAGGTATTGATGAGAGTGGGGGAGATGGAGATGGAGATTTCATCTGATTCAAAGGTGGATGCTTGA